In a single window of the Ruminococcus albus 7 = DSM 20455 genome:
- a CDS encoding NAD-dependent protein deacylase produces the protein MTLQEIINDSKRIVFFGGAGVSTESGIPDFRSVDGLYNQKYDYPPETILSHTFFMDKTEEFYKFYRDKMLCLTAKPNKAHLKLAELEKAGKLTAIVTQNIDGLHQAAGSKNVYELHGSVLRNYCMKCRKPYPVEDILNGTGVPKCTCGGTIKPDVVLYEEGLDNATVEGAVESISRADCLIIAGTSLTVYPAAGMVRYFRGKHLVLINRDPTPMDEVCELVLHDKVGEVLDKIVI, from the coding sequence ATGACATTGCAGGAGATAATCAACGATTCCAAGCGCATAGTATTCTTCGGAGGCGCAGGAGTATCCACCGAGAGCGGCATACCTGATTTCCGTTCGGTGGACGGGCTTTATAATCAGAAGTACGACTACCCTCCCGAGACTATACTCAGCCACACGTTCTTTATGGACAAGACCGAGGAATTCTACAAATTCTACCGCGACAAGATGCTCTGCCTTACTGCCAAGCCCAACAAAGCTCACCTTAAACTGGCTGAACTTGAAAAGGCAGGCAAGCTGACAGCGATAGTCACCCAGAATATCGACGGTCTGCATCAGGCGGCAGGCAGTAAAAACGTTTATGAGCTCCACGGTTCGGTGCTGAGAAATTACTGCATGAAGTGCCGCAAGCCCTATCCTGTCGAGGATATCCTCAATGGCACAGGTGTGCCGAAATGCACCTGCGGCGGAACTATCAAACCCGATGTGGTACTCTACGAAGAAGGTCTTGACAACGCTACCGTCGAGGGCGCTGTTGAAAGCATATCCCGCGCAGACTGCCTTATCATCGCAGGAACTTCCCTTACAGTATACCCTGCCGCAGGTATGGTGAGATACTTCCGCGGCAAGCATCTTGTACTGATAAACCGTGACCCTACCCCAATGGACGAAGTCTGCGAACTTGTCCTCCACGACAAGGTAGGAGAAGTGCTGGATAAGATAGTGATATGA
- a CDS encoding DUF4364 family protein — METINNPENYISGSMKNVTEVYRVQILLAYFLNRINQLCTPNQLTEIATGEGIVNYFDYTAAISAMLENGTIEITEIEGTEYYRLTEKGKEGAESFKKQVEKSLRDKIYASGLRLFAQLKSEMDISFDVSASGNGYNVGCKYMDGDMMLMDIQLYAPDEDQANFIKSKIKMNPTDFYCRVIDYIIDNEEYVPSVMADEADDGQISF, encoded by the coding sequence ATGGAAACGATAAATAATCCCGAAAACTATATTTCAGGGAGCATGAAGAATGTAACGGAGGTATACCGCGTACAGATACTGTTGGCTTACTTCCTGAACAGGATAAATCAGCTTTGCACGCCCAATCAGCTTACGGAGATCGCGACGGGAGAGGGTATAGTCAACTATTTTGACTATACCGCAGCCATAAGCGCGATGCTGGAGAACGGTACTATCGAGATCACAGAGATAGAGGGGACGGAGTACTACCGTCTTACCGAAAAGGGAAAAGAGGGCGCGGAGAGCTTTAAAAAGCAGGTAGAAAAAAGCCTGAGGGATAAGATATACGCTTCCGGACTAAGACTTTTCGCACAGCTGAAAAGCGAGATGGATATAAGCTTTGATGTGTCAGCGTCGGGAAACGGGTACAATGTGGGCTGTAAATATATGGACGGCGATATGATGCTGATGGATATACAGCTATATGCTCCCGATGAGGATCAGGCGAACTTTATCAAATCGAAGATAAAGATGAACCCTACGGATTTTTACTGCAGGGTGATAGACTATATAATAGATAATGAGGAGTACGTGCCAAGCGTTATGGCTGATGAGGCAGACGATGGACAGATAAGCTTCTGA
- a CDS encoding DUF2029 domain-containing protein, with translation MSKNKSQKSKTGILGSLDFDRIVKIVYIVIVCVCGMFMRNKLLPHTSRDMWLYLEKWYNYFAEHGGFKAVGDDVGDYTPLYYYYIAFLTYFKSASPQLGLKILSIVFDFITAIYAMWIVEMTEKKNQHLPLIAFTAVFCLPTVVLNSATWGQCDVIYSCFLVMCLYYMMKGKDNVAMIMFGISFSFKLQAIFFAPFIGIALFKKKIRPLNLLWIPAVYVISIIPATIAGGDFVRLLTVYFRQSGQYEDLCMSLPNLWALWEDVENELLGPAGIFFAGACVVTIMYYYITKKELKLTNNTMVALAMISSFAVPFVLPHMHERYFYLSEVMFVIFAFCYRSRLWLIFTSQYCSVQALSGYLFGKGSMDRRFLLLIEIVNIVVVYLCLKKEIEQPRDEEVVMCFEKKAEKA, from the coding sequence ATGAGCAAAAACAAATCACAAAAATCAAAGACCGGCATCCTCGGATCACTGGACTTTGACAGGATAGTAAAGATCGTCTATATCGTAATAGTATGCGTATGCGGAATGTTCATGCGCAACAAACTGCTCCCCCATACATCAAGGGATATGTGGCTGTACCTGGAAAAATGGTATAATTATTTTGCCGAACACGGCGGTTTCAAGGCAGTAGGCGATGATGTGGGTGACTATACTCCCCTTTACTACTATTATATAGCATTCCTCACCTACTTCAAAAGCGCGTCACCGCAGCTTGGTCTGAAGATACTTTCAATAGTATTCGACTTCATCACAGCGATATACGCCATGTGGATAGTCGAAATGACCGAGAAAAAGAACCAGCATTTACCCCTTATAGCGTTTACAGCTGTGTTCTGCCTGCCTACAGTGGTACTCAATTCTGCCACATGGGGTCAGTGCGATGTCATCTACTCCTGCTTCCTTGTAATGTGCCTTTATTATATGATGAAAGGCAAGGACAATGTTGCTATGATAATGTTCGGCATAAGTTTTTCATTCAAGCTTCAGGCGATATTCTTCGCACCGTTCATCGGTATAGCACTTTTCAAGAAAAAGATACGTCCCCTTAACCTGCTGTGGATACCTGCTGTATACGTTATAAGCATCATCCCTGCCACTATCGCAGGCGGTGACTTTGTTCGTCTGCTGACAGTTTACTTCCGCCAGTCGGGTCAGTACGAAGACCTTTGTATGTCCCTGCCAAACCTCTGGGCACTGTGGGAGGACGTTGAAAACGAACTCCTCGGACCTGCAGGCATATTCTTTGCAGGCGCGTGCGTAGTTACTATAATGTACTACTACATCACCAAAAAGGAACTGAAACTCACAAACAATACAATGGTAGCCCTCGCCATGATATCCTCATTCGCGGTACCATTTGTACTGCCCCATATGCACGAAAGATACTTCTACCTTTCCGAGGTCATGTTCGTTATATTCGCCTTCTGTTACAGAAGCAGACTATGGCTGATATTCACATCCCAGTACTGCTCAGTACAGGCGCTTTCGGGCTACCTTTTCGGCAAGGGCTCCATGGACAGAAGATTCCTGCTCCTCATCGAGATAGTAAACATCGTTGTGGTATACCTCTGCCTCAAAAAGGAGATAGAACAGCCCCGCGATGAAGAAGTTGTTATGTGCTTTGAGAAAAAGGCAGAAAAAGCATGA
- a CDS encoding CPBP family intramembrane glutamic endopeptidase — MKKFLLITLKLLVFFIGWAVTAGLLPVPCENDPVLWRFFAELIPFAALAVFTAVFIIAEKGEVKIPCLRSFVKAAVSGTLTGALWIGAAVGIMLFTGISSITKGSTAISPMWFVSAFINVCMQELLIRGYIYQLLKTKYGLPAAVIFTTLLFTAMHGGAFEAGAVAVINVVTMSLFASAIYEAEGNIFAPIAAHTVWNLLGALVIGGVSLAEDYPHIYEFTSNGSKLLSGSGYKIEASIIVTMLNIILAAIFFIIAKTKTTHKEVSQ, encoded by the coding sequence ATGAAAAAGTTTTTACTGATAACGCTAAAATTACTTGTTTTTTTCATCGGCTGGGCTGTAACAGCTGGGCTTTTGCCTGTACCCTGCGAAAATGACCCTGTGCTGTGGCGTTTTTTCGCTGAACTTATCCCGTTTGCAGCGTTGGCAGTATTCACAGCTGTATTTATTATTGCCGAAAAAGGCGAGGTGAAGATACCTTGTCTGCGCAGCTTTGTGAAAGCTGCTGTTTCAGGCACGCTGACAGGCGCTTTATGGATAGGAGCTGCCGTGGGCATAATGCTGTTTACCGGGATATCATCGATAACAAAGGGCAGCACAGCTATTTCTCCGATGTGGTTCGTTTCGGCATTCATAAACGTGTGTATGCAGGAACTGCTGATACGCGGATATATCTATCAGCTTTTGAAAACAAAATATGGTCTCCCTGCTGCTGTGATATTTACAACACTGCTTTTCACGGCAATGCACGGCGGTGCATTTGAAGCTGGTGCTGTGGCAGTGATAAACGTGGTAACTATGAGTTTGTTTGCTTCTGCCATATATGAAGCAGAGGGAAACATCTTTGCACCGATTGCAGCCCACACTGTCTGGAACCTGCTCGGCGCTTTAGTGATTGGCGGAGTGAGTCTTGCAGAGGATTATCCGCATATTTATGAGTTTACTTCAAATGGCAGCAAACTGCTTTCGGGCAGTGGGTACAAGATAGAAGCAAGCATCATAGTAACGATGCTGAATATTATTCTCGCGGCGATATTTTTCATCATCGCAAAAACCAAAACTACCCACAAGGAGGTATCACAATGA
- a CDS encoding VOC family protein — protein sequence MKIEHTALYVNDLEGAKEFFTKYLKAGSGELYRNPHTGFSSYFLSFEDGARLEIMNKPNILDENNKSARTGYAHIAFSVGSREKVDELTKTFTDDGFELQSPPRVTGDGYYESCIIGFEGNLIELTV from the coding sequence ATGAAAATAGAACATACAGCCCTTTACGTCAATGACCTTGAAGGCGCAAAAGAGTTTTTCACAAAGTACCTGAAAGCCGGAAGCGGTGAACTTTATCGCAATCCCCATACAGGTTTTTCGTCCTATTTCCTAAGTTTCGAGGACGGTGCAAGGCTTGAGATAATGAACAAGCCCAACATCCTCGATGAAAACAACAAGTCAGCACGAACAGGATATGCACATATCGCATTCAGCGTCGGAAGCAGAGAAAAAGTCGATGAACTGACAAAGACTTTCACAGATGACGGTTTTGAACTTCAGAGCCCCCCGAGAGTCACAGGCGACGGCTACTACGAAAGCTGCATCATCGGCTTTGAGGGCAACCTTATCGAGCTGACAGTATAG
- the aroB gene encoding 3-dehydroquinate synthase: MVFRCELKKVVDDTYDIEIGHGLQKQLIDDLKGGLTGKKRFAVITDSIVEGLYAADILGMLRDAGFAAEMFVIPEGEKSKTRKWKEYLEDAMLEKGFRRDCAVIAVGGGVVTDLAGFVAGTFGRGVPFINYATTLLAAADASVGGKTAVDTPLATNLIGMFNQPDKVYIDIDTWKTLPRQQIANGLAETIKHGCLGDRELFEYLEKNVDKIFEGDVDACEYIAKHNCEVKYNVVMQDERESGLREVLNLGHTVGRAVETVSDYELYHGEAVSIGMAAQARLGEKYGFVTAEERQRVESLLERAELPVRVPEYIDKAALVKKLYTDKKVRDGKLRFVFQKGIGEVVQFGENNFAKEIAEDEIAAVIAEM; encoded by the coding sequence ATGGTATTTCGTTGTGAGTTAAAAAAAGTGGTGGATGACACATACGATATAGAGATAGGTCACGGACTGCAGAAACAGCTTATCGATGACCTTAAAGGCGGACTGACGGGCAAAAAGAGGTTCGCGGTGATAACCGACAGCATAGTTGAGGGGCTGTATGCGGCTGATATCCTCGGTATGCTGAGAGATGCGGGATTTGCGGCTGAGATGTTCGTTATTCCCGAGGGTGAGAAATCAAAGACCCGTAAGTGGAAAGAGTATCTTGAAGATGCTATGCTTGAAAAGGGATTCCGTCGTGACTGTGCAGTTATCGCTGTGGGCGGCGGTGTTGTTACCGACCTTGCGGGATTCGTGGCAGGTACTTTCGGCAGGGGTGTGCCTTTTATAAATTATGCGACTACTCTGCTGGCGGCGGCTGATGCTTCGGTTGGCGGAAAGACAGCGGTGGATACTCCTCTTGCAACTAATCTGATAGGTATGTTCAATCAGCCCGACAAGGTATACATCGACATAGATACATGGAAAACTCTGCCAAGACAGCAGATAGCAAATGGTCTGGCGGAAACGATAAAGCACGGCTGTCTGGGGGACAGGGAGCTTTTTGAGTATCTGGAGAAGAACGTTGACAAGATATTTGAGGGTGATGTTGATGCCTGCGAATACATAGCGAAGCACAACTGCGAGGTCAAGTACAACGTTGTTATGCAGGACGAGCGTGAGAGCGGTCTGCGCGAGGTGCTGAATCTCGGACATACTGTTGGACGTGCAGTGGAGACGGTATCTGATTATGAGCTGTATCACGGAGAAGCTGTATCTATCGGTATGGCGGCGCAGGCGCGTCTGGGCGAGAAGTACGGATTTGTTACGGCTGAAGAAAGACAGCGGGTGGAATCTCTGCTGGAGAGGGCTGAACTGCCTGTACGTGTACCTGAATACATTGACAAGGCGGCACTGGTGAAGAAGCTTTACACCGATAAAAAGGTGAGGGACGGCAAGCTGAGGTTCGTATTCCAGAAGGGGATAGGCGAGGTAGTGCAGTTCGGTGAGAATAATTTTGCCAAAGAGATAGCCGAGGACGAGATAGCTGCGGTCATCGCGGAAATGTGA
- a CDS encoding helix-turn-helix domain-containing protein, which produces MTDFYYPVLGDEVALPLFVLGAGARDREWHFIREDGYPGYQIIYCTRGAGVLKIADGEFPVKAGDAMYLPPNVPHEYYPVEDIWETHWIAFSGRDAQYTLEHLKLDKAKVVHISDISGIEAIFKKIMYLLKTNYYYAGHECSMHLYQFLIELHRVVNMQNGGQDSAKLNQLKPVINYIDTNYYKELTLVELAELIDLSPQYLCRLFKECLNQRPFEYLARKRIQQAKILLLEDKMNINEIATKVGYNDCSYFCAVFKKHEMLSPAEFRSLHKKAGK; this is translated from the coding sequence ATGACAGATTTTTACTATCCTGTACTGGGCGATGAAGTCGCACTTCCGCTGTTCGTGCTTGGCGCGGGCGCGAGAGACAGGGAATGGCATTTTATCAGAGAAGACGGATATCCCGGATACCAGATAATCTACTGTACCAGAGGTGCGGGCGTGCTGAAGATAGCAGACGGTGAGTTCCCTGTTAAGGCAGGGGATGCTATGTATCTTCCTCCCAATGTGCCCCATGAGTATTATCCTGTGGAGGATATATGGGAAACACACTGGATAGCTTTTTCGGGCAGAGATGCACAGTACACACTGGAACACCTGAAGCTGGACAAGGCGAAGGTGGTACATATCAGTGATATCAGCGGCATAGAGGCTATATTCAAGAAGATCATGTATCTGCTGAAGACCAACTATTACTATGCAGGACATGAATGCTCCATGCATCTGTACCAGTTCCTGATAGAGCTGCACAGAGTGGTGAATATGCAGAACGGCGGTCAGGACAGTGCAAAGCTGAATCAGCTGAAGCCGGTAATAAACTACATAGATACCAATTACTATAAGGAACTCACGCTGGTGGAGCTGGCTGAGCTTATTGACCTTTCACCGCAGTATCTTTGCAGACTTTTCAAGGAATGCCTGAACCAGCGTCCCTTTGAATACCTTGCGAGAAAGAGGATACAGCAGGCGAAGATACTCCTGCTGGAGGACAAGATGAACATAAACGAGATAGCTACAAAGGTGGGATACAACGACTGCAGTTATTTCTGCGCGGTATTCAAGAAGCATGAGATGCTTTCGCCTGCGGAGTTCCGTTCGCTGCACAAGAAGGCAGGAAAGTGA
- the aroC gene encoding chorismate synthase, whose protein sequence is MSSTWKNNISFTVFGESHGPAIGVCMDNVPPGESIDVDKIYKFMSRRAPKKDGTTTMRNEKDIPQIISGYHNGKTTGTPLVAMIANSDQHSQDYNNLSKLARPGHADYTGALRYRGFNDIRGGGHFSGRLTAPLCFAGAVAQQILEKRGIYIGAHISEIHGITDKGFDPINTSRQDIIDLREKDFPVIIDVQGNEMKKEILRAREEQDSVGGVIECIAINVPAGIGSPIFDGLENSIAQLIFGIPAIKGLEFGAGFDVAKMTGSENNDEFYVNDRGIVVTKTNNHGGILGGISSGMPITLRVAVKPTPSISRPQETVDYSAMKNETLVVKGRHDPCIVARAVPCVEAAVSLAVLSHMLEYPNF, encoded by the coding sequence ATGTCATCAACATGGAAGAACAATATAAGCTTCACCGTTTTCGGGGAGAGCCACGGACCTGCCATAGGTGTGTGTATGGACAATGTACCGCCCGGGGAAAGCATAGATGTGGATAAGATATACAAGTTCATGTCGCGCCGCGCCCCAAAGAAGGACGGCACTACCACTATGAGGAACGAGAAGGATATACCGCAGATAATATCGGGCTACCATAACGGAAAGACTACAGGTACTCCTCTGGTGGCTATGATAGCTAACAGCGATCAGCATTCGCAGGACTATAATAATCTTTCCAAGCTGGCAAGACCCGGTCATGCAGACTATACAGGTGCGCTGAGATACCGCGGATTCAACGATATACGCGGCGGCGGACATTTTTCGGGCAGACTTACTGCACCTCTCTGCTTTGCAGGCGCAGTTGCACAGCAGATACTTGAAAAGAGAGGTATATACATAGGCGCACATATCTCGGAGATACACGGTATCACAGATAAGGGATTTGACCCGATAAATACGTCAAGACAGGATATTATCGACCTCAGAGAAAAGGATTTCCCTGTTATTATCGACGTTCAGGGAAATGAGATGAAGAAGGAGATACTCCGCGCACGTGAGGAACAGGACAGCGTGGGCGGCGTTATCGAGTGCATCGCCATAAATGTTCCTGCAGGTATAGGCTCGCCTATATTTGACGGTCTGGAGAATTCCATAGCACAGCTGATCTTCGGCATACCTGCAATAAAGGGACTGGAGTTCGGTGCAGGCTTTGATGTGGCTAAAATGACCGGTTCGGAGAACAATGACGAATTCTACGTGAATGACAGAGGTATAGTTGTTACAAAGACAAATAACCACGGTGGTATACTTGGCGGTATATCTTCGGGTATGCCTATAACACTCAGGGTAGCTGTAAAGCCTACACCTTCCATATCAAGACCGCAGGAAACTGTGGATTATTCTGCCATGAAGAATGAGACCCTTGTAGTTAAGGGCAGACATGATCCTTGTATAGTAGCGCGTGCTGTGCCGTGCGTAGAAGCGGCTGTCAGCCTGGCTGTGCTCAGCCATATGCTTGAATACCCAAATTTTTAG
- a CDS encoding NUDIX hydrolase, whose product MADYISYIRGMVGHDMVIMTAACAVIEDENGRILLQKRPDGKWGLPGGIAELGEALHETAERETLEETGLRVRADKLIGIYSRYSAVCANGDKIQPMVALFSAEVMGGELYADGGETLELRYFGRDEIPEIYCLQHRDMITDYFTGNTGFYR is encoded by the coding sequence ATGGCTGATTATATATCTTATATCCGTGGTATGGTCGGACATGATATGGTGATAATGACAGCTGCCTGCGCTGTGATCGAGGACGAAAACGGCAGGATACTGCTGCAGAAGCGTCCTGACGGGAAGTGGGGACTTCCCGGGGGTATAGCAGAGCTTGGCGAGGCACTGCACGAAACGGCAGAAAGAGAGACCCTGGAGGAAACAGGGCTGAGAGTACGTGCAGATAAGCTGATAGGTATATATTCGCGGTACAGTGCGGTATGCGCTAACGGCGATAAGATACAGCCGATGGTGGCGCTGTTTTCAGCGGAGGTCATGGGCGGAGAGCTTTATGCAGACGGCGGTGAAACTCTGGAGCTGAGGTATTTCGGGCGGGATGAGATCCCTGAGATATACTGCTTACAGCACAGGGATATGATAACAGACTATTTTACAGGAAATACAGGTTTTTACAGATAA
- a CDS encoding aldolase catalytic domain-containing protein, with the protein MKEISNLMNYRDSVKVVDATLRDGGLVNDFFFDDRFVHDLYLSNIKAGVDYMEFGYKADKEMFDREKLGKWKFCDEEDIRAVVGENDTDLKIAVMADVGRCNYKQDIINRNDSVIDLIRVATYLNQIPTAVDMIEDAKNKGYEVSCNIMAISTAQEGDLRAALDILGKSPVDVIYIVDSFGAMYPEQMQRLASIYVEYAEKYGKKIGIHAHNNQQLAFANTIEAVGDGVDWLDATYSSMGRGAGNCAMELLLGFLKNPKYNVFPVIKFIDEHMTKMREQGIVWGYDLQYLMTGLLNQHPRTAIAFTKDKRNDYAEFYKEIVTMD; encoded by the coding sequence ATGAAAGAGATATCCAATCTGATGAATTACAGAGACAGCGTAAAGGTGGTAGACGCTACACTGAGAGACGGCGGTCTGGTAAATGACTTTTTCTTTGATGACAGGTTCGTGCACGACCTTTACCTTTCAAACATAAAGGCGGGCGTTGATTATATGGAGTTCGGCTACAAGGCTGACAAGGAGATGTTCGACCGTGAGAAGCTGGGCAAGTGGAAGTTCTGCGACGAGGAAGACATCAGGGCTGTTGTTGGCGAGAACGACACTGACCTGAAGATAGCAGTAATGGCTGACGTTGGCAGATGCAACTACAAGCAGGACATTATAAACAGGAATGACAGCGTTATCGACCTTATCAGAGTGGCTACTTACCTCAATCAGATACCCACTGCTGTGGATATGATAGAGGATGCTAAAAACAAGGGCTATGAAGTAAGCTGCAATATAATGGCTATATCCACCGCACAGGAAGGTGACCTGAGGGCTGCGCTGGATATACTGGGCAAGTCACCTGTGGATGTTATATACATCGTGGACAGCTTTGGTGCTATGTACCCCGAGCAGATGCAGCGTCTGGCTTCGATATACGTTGAGTACGCTGAGAAGTACGGCAAGAAGATCGGCATACACGCACACAACAATCAGCAGCTGGCATTTGCAAATACTATCGAGGCTGTGGGTGACGGTGTTGACTGGCTGGATGCCACATACTCATCTATGGGCAGAGGTGCAGGCAACTGCGCTATGGAGCTGCTCCTCGGATTCCTGAAAAACCCCAAGTACAACGTATTCCCTGTAATAAAGTTCATTGACGAGCATATGACAAAGATGCGTGAGCAGGGCATAGTATGGGGATACGATCTGCAGTACCTGATGACCGGTCTGCTGAACCAGCACCCCAGAACAGCTATCGCTTTCACCAAGGACAAGAGAAACGATTATGCTGAGTTCTACAAAGAGATAGTAACTATGGACTGA
- a CDS encoding SMI1/KNR4 family protein has product MEIFDRFEFAEPYRGEPIEDVGGVLLPEDYLAFMHEHDGGEGEVCGTYLVLFPLEDLKMVTDNYDAAELLPGCVIIGGDGGGELYGVDENGRYFNVPAMIDRKDITYLGDSFEAFIKNAAAMWEGDG; this is encoded by the coding sequence ATGGAGATTTTTGACAGGTTTGAGTTTGCTGAGCCTTACAGAGGCGAACCGATAGAAGATGTAGGCGGCGTGCTGCTGCCCGAAGATTATCTTGCTTTCATGCATGAGCACGACGGCGGCGAGGGTGAGGTCTGCGGAACTTATCTTGTACTTTTTCCGCTGGAAGACCTTAAAATGGTGACGGACAATTACGATGCGGCTGAACTTCTGCCGGGATGCGTCATCATCGGCGGTGACGGCGGCGGAGAGCTTTACGGAGTAGACGAGAACGGAAGGTACTTCAATGTTCCTGCGATGATAGACAGGAAAGATATCACATATCTGGGCGACAGCTTTGAAGCATTCATAAAAAATGCTGCTGCTATGTGGGAAGGAGATGGCTGA
- the aroA gene encoding 3-phosphoshikimate 1-carboxyvinyltransferase, whose translation MDIKITPTKLHGTVTPPPSKSAAHRMLIAAALAEGTSVIDRLYPSVDIMTTVEAMRQLGAEIDVNGDRAVVRGIGGAPESAVLDCCESGSTLRFLIPVAAALGVRTEFLGRGKLPERPITPYLEEFPCHGVEFDYNNTMPFTINGKLTGGRYEIDGGISSQFITGLLLALPLTGERSEIVLTSHLESRPYVDMTIDVMRKYGVNVEVTENSFIIPEGQKFVACDGAVEGDHSQGAFFEVANSLGSEVDIRGLNVNSFQGDKKIIEICEEMVYNKKGMPKPFTVSAADIPDLVPILAVLGSFCGGESRITDAARLRLKESDRLAAMEETLNALGGDVTATADSLIIKGKESLAGGAEVSAHNDHRIAMAMAIAATRCEDPVIIRGAECVRKSYPDFWEVYRSLGGIAEEI comes from the coding sequence ATGGATATAAAGATAACCCCCACAAAGCTTCACGGTACGGTAACACCGCCGCCTTCAAAGAGTGCGGCGCACCGTATGCTTATCGCGGCGGCACTGGCTGAGGGGACTTCGGTGATAGACAGGCTGTATCCCTCGGTGGATATAATGACCACTGTTGAGGCTATGCGTCAGCTGGGTGCTGAGATAGATGTCAATGGTGACAGGGCGGTAGTGCGCGGTATAGGCGGTGCCCCCGAAAGTGCGGTGCTGGACTGCTGTGAGAGCGGTTCAACGCTGAGATTTCTGATACCTGTGGCGGCGGCGCTGGGTGTCAGGACGGAGTTTCTTGGCAGGGGCAAGCTTCCCGAAAGACCTATAACTCCTTATCTGGAAGAATTTCCCTGCCATGGTGTGGAGTTTGATTATAACAACACCATGCCTTTCACAATAAATGGTAAGCTGACAGGTGGCAGATACGAGATAGACGGCGGGATATCCTCACAGTTTATCACAGGGCTTCTGCTGGCTTTGCCGCTGACGGGTGAGAGAAGCGAGATAGTGCTGACTTCACATCTGGAATCACGTCCCTATGTGGATATGACCATAGATGTAATGCGCAAATACGGCGTAAATGTGGAGGTCACGGAGAACAGCTTCATCATACCCGAAGGACAGAAGTTTGTAGCGTGTGACGGTGCTGTGGAGGGTGACCATTCTCAGGGTGCGTTCTTTGAAGTGGCGAATTCTCTGGGTTCAGAAGTGGACATCAGGGGGCTAAATGTAAATTCTTTTCAGGGCGATAAAAAAATCATTGAAATATGTGAAGAAATGGTGTATAATAAAAAGGGTATGCCGAAGCCTTTTACCGTAAGTGCGGCGGATATACCCGACCTTGTGCCTATACTGGCAGTGCTGGGCAGTTTTTGCGGCGGAGAGAGCAGGATAACCGATGCGGCAAGGCTGAGGCTGAAAGAGAGCGACCGTCTGGCGGCTATGGAGGAAACGCTCAATGCGCTTGGCGGAGATGTTACCGCAACGGCGGACAGCCTTATCATAAAGGGGAAGGAAAGTCTGGCAGGCGGTGCTGAGGTATCGGCACACAACGATCACCGCATAGCTATGGCTATGGCTATAGCGGCTACAAGGTGCGAGGATCCTGTGATTATACGTGGTGCGGAATGTGTCAGGAAGAGCTATCCCGACTTCTGGGAGGTTTACAGAAGTCTGGGCGGAATAGCTGAGGAGATCTGA